One genomic window of Hymenobacter sp. J193 includes the following:
- a CDS encoding acylphosphatase yields the protein MSQIHHRTLHVHGRVQGVFFRQSTQHEARRLGLSGYACNNPDGTVTIEAEGPAEALDALETWCHKGPPLARVDKVEATSGPIQGFDGFEVR from the coding sequence ATGAGCCAGATCCACCACCGTACCCTGCACGTGCACGGCCGCGTGCAGGGCGTGTTCTTTCGCCAAAGCACCCAGCACGAAGCCCGCCGCCTGGGCCTCAGCGGCTACGCTTGCAACAACCCCGATGGTACCGTCACCATCGAAGCGGAAGGCCCCGCCGAGGCGCTGGACGCGCTGGAAACCTGGTGTCATAAGGGCCCACCGCTGGCCCGCGTCGATAAGGTAGAAGCTACTTCCGGCCCGATTCAGGGCTTCGACGGGTTTGAGGTGCGGTAA
- a CDS encoding phosphoenolpyruvate kinase, producing the protein MKLSLSDSDKTQLLDQLGVANHHFQQVYPGDRPDRQPVHTVYGGANLFKSDTCVRMGDTALNSLRTYAPNFVELARVLRLSGHEHLPTLGADVADLTRRLDAMSEADRKKQPAWLAYSVYNKMLRKLQTEAVEDFRIDFEDGFGNRPHDEEDATAVQAAREVAVGMQNGTLSPFIGIRIKPFTEDLKARGVRTLDIFLSTLLAETGGKLPDNFVVMLPKVTIPEQMTTMVRLFELLEKANHLIPGTLRMETMVEATQIVMDEEGRNPLMRIIRASEGRCVAAHFGTYDYTASCGITARYQTMAHPVCDFAHHMTKVALGGTGIFLSDGATNVMPIGPHRGENLSYEQLRENRESVHNAWRQGFAHTTHSLINGLYQGWDLNPAQLPMRYAATYAFFLSSYDDALHRLRTFVERAAISTLTGDIFDDAATGQGLLNFFLKAQNCGAITEEEVLATGLTQEEIQSRSFFRILEGRRKK; encoded by the coding sequence AACTCAGTCTTTCGGATTCCGATAAGACCCAGCTGCTCGACCAGCTGGGCGTAGCCAACCATCATTTCCAGCAGGTGTACCCCGGCGACCGGCCCGACCGCCAGCCCGTGCACACCGTTTACGGCGGGGCCAACCTGTTCAAGTCGGATACCTGCGTGCGCATGGGCGACACGGCCCTCAATAGCCTGCGCACCTACGCGCCCAACTTCGTGGAGCTGGCCCGCGTGCTGCGCCTGAGTGGGCACGAGCACCTGCCCACCCTGGGCGCCGACGTGGCCGACCTCACCCGGCGCCTCGACGCCATGAGCGAGGCAGACCGCAAAAAGCAGCCCGCCTGGCTGGCGTACTCCGTCTACAACAAGATGCTGCGCAAGCTCCAGACAGAAGCTGTAGAAGACTTCCGCATTGACTTTGAAGATGGCTTCGGCAACCGGCCCCACGACGAGGAGGACGCCACCGCCGTGCAGGCCGCCAGGGAAGTAGCCGTGGGCATGCAGAACGGCACGCTTTCCCCCTTCATTGGCATCCGCATCAAGCCTTTCACCGAGGATTTGAAGGCCCGGGGTGTGCGTACCCTCGACATTTTCCTGAGTACCCTGCTGGCCGAAACCGGCGGCAAGCTGCCCGACAACTTTGTGGTGATGCTGCCCAAAGTGACCATTCCCGAGCAGATGACCACGATGGTGCGCCTGTTTGAGCTGCTGGAAAAAGCCAACCACCTTATCCCCGGCACCCTGCGCATGGAAACGATGGTGGAGGCCACCCAGATTGTGATGGACGAGGAAGGCCGCAACCCACTCATGCGCATCATCCGGGCCAGCGAGGGGCGCTGCGTGGCGGCCCACTTCGGCACCTACGACTACACGGCTTCCTGCGGTATCACGGCCCGGTACCAGACCATGGCCCACCCCGTCTGCGACTTTGCCCACCACATGACCAAAGTAGCGCTGGGCGGCACCGGCATTTTCCTCTCCGACGGGGCTACCAACGTGATGCCCATCGGCCCGCACCGGGGCGAAAACCTGAGCTACGAGCAGCTGCGCGAAAACCGCGAGTCGGTGCACAACGCCTGGCGGCAGGGCTTTGCGCACACCACCCACTCGCTCATCAATGGCCTCTACCAGGGCTGGGATTTGAACCCCGCCCAGCTGCCCATGCGCTACGCGGCCACCTACGCATTCTTCCTCAGCTCCTACGACGACGCCCTGCACCGCCTGCGCACCTTCGTGGAGCGGGCCGCCATCAGCACCCTCACCGGCGACATCTTCGACGACGCCGCTACCGGTCAGGGTTTGCTTAACTTCTTCCTGAAAGCCCAGAACTGCGGCGCCATCACCGAGGAAGAAGTGCTGGCCACCGGCCTCACCCAGGAAGAAATTCAGTCCCGTTCCTTTTTCCGCATCCTCGAAGGCCGCCGGAAGAAGTAG